Genomic window (Musa acuminata AAA Group cultivar baxijiao chromosome BXJ1-9, Cavendish_Baxijiao_AAA, whole genome shotgun sequence):
AATTAGGCGCGTTCGCCGCGGATGCGGCGGGCGAGCTGGATGTCCTTGGGCATGATGGTGACCCGCTTAGCGTGGATGGCGCAGAGGTTGGTGTCCTCGAAGAGCCCCACCAGGTACGCCTCCGCCGCCTCCTGCAGCGCCAGCACCGCGTGGCTCTGGAACCGCAGGTCCGTCTTGAAGTCCTGCGCGATCTCCCTCACCAGCCGCTGGAACGGCAGCTTCCTGATCAGCAACTCCGTGCTCTTCTGGTACTTCCTAATCTCACGCAGCGCCACCGTCCCGGGCCGATACCTGTGGGGCTTCTTCACGCCGCCCGTCGTCGGCGCCGACTTCCTCGCAGCCTTCGTCCAAGAAAAACAAGTTAACGAAAGACGCCTTCGAGATAAACGAAATCGAGAGGCGGATCGGCCCGCGATATGAGGATGCGCACCTTGGTCGCGAGCTGCTTCCGGGGAGCCTTGCCACCGGTGGACTTACGAGCGGTCTGCTTCGTACGAGCCATCGAGCGCCGGAACGGAGGAGAAGACGAGACCTAGGGTTTGACGATCCCAAACTACAGATCAAGCAGAATAATACGTCGTGTAGGACACTAATAGGATTAGGATGTATATTTATGGAGAGAGAAGGTCCGTTCGCTTTGCCCTTCCGCGAGTAGGATGGGGATCCGACGGCCAGTGATGGGTTACAGGAAACACAGGATCCGCGTGATTCGCTGTGATTGGCAATCGTGCTTCAGACCGAGATCGATGAGCTGTCACATTTGGATAGATCGAACGGCCCAAAACAGCGATCATTGCTGGGAAGGGTTTCCTATCCGTGGGGATGAGTGGGGTTGGGAAATCTCGATCGCATTCTGACTCGGATTCCTAACGTCGGTTGACACAAAATCCAATTTAGCTTAAATCTGATCGAGTTTGATCGAATCGTAGTATAATCTGATTTGCCAATATAAGATGAATACCATATGCGTTACGAAATATGTCACCGTGGCTTTTATATAGTAGTACCATGGTGAACGTGATATCATCAGACGTTACAACTCCATACACGATAATTCAAGTAATATAATGTGAATAGTTTGATTGCGTAACTCTTTTGACTAGAAACAAGTTTGAATAGTTGACTGGAAACAATATATTCATATTGATCGATGGTGACTCTTTTGACGGTCAATGATATTCCTGACCACATAAATCGTTATCACAGCAGTTGACAGACTTTGAAAAGGATTCCATCAAGTGCTATGGCCGTCGACAACTTTGTAACCTTTTTCCCGAAGCAAACACTCGTCGAGGCTTTGCCTCTAATTAACTTGTGGCTTGGGACCAACGGAGTTGCTCCACGCATACAAATTGTCCGATCTCAGCAACGTAGTCCTGTCATCTTCTGCCTTGGGACAATTGAGCTCCGGCCGCGTAAAATGATTCAAAACTGTCGGCAACTAAacctttgcatatatatatatatatatatatatatatgcttaacTAACTTAGTttgtaaagattttaatatattatcaaaAGATATTTATTTTGAATCTTATTTTtacctttattttttattaaaaaatggcaagtaaacaaaaaaatgacaataatgaaaagaaATACTATACATGGAGGGTGAACTCAATTCGTGCTTAAAGTTAATTAGTGAGTTAttgattaaattaattaattaatgattgaaatcatatttttattaaatacataaatatatatatattatgagtaaattcatttaaaaaaaaaactctcattttaaGCTTTTTCCAGGAAGTAACGTTCGTCCCTGGAAATTCCTTAATAACATTCTTTGTTTTTCTAATATCTGAAATACAACACTTGACATAATTGAGAACACTTTATTTCTTTGGTTATTACTAAAATCATTATAACATAATGTAATGATACTGTAATTGTATCAATTCACTCTATAGATCAATCTATAAAAAGACAgacaattatgataatatatattgTATATTATGAAAAACTCATAAAGGTAATTTTATTTCATCCAAATATTAtaatactaaatattttttttgtaatgAGTAGAAAATTAATAGTATAAATGGAATATATTGAAGGGATGAAAGATTAACAAACATAATAGAATTCTTTTGTCTTATGTTATTATGATATACGATTTAATTTAAATACGGAAACAATTTAATTAGTGAACCGACTTGATAAAAAGGATTTAAGTTATGTTTTTTACCAAGCGAGATAGGTAGAATCGATCGAGGAAGTCGACTCGGATCGAAAGGAAATCTCGAGTCCGAGAAAATCCGAATGTCTTGAACCGATCATTCGTCCGTTGTATCGTTTTGATTTTGGTGACCGCATGCTGCACCATCTGATCGTATTTCCAACGCCTGACACGTTCCATCATCCACGTTTCGAATTCTCGTTGGTGCGGTTGGTCAGCCAGATAAAGCTGCGACGGTATTCGTTTGGGTTGGAGCGTGGCATACATCCAAATGCGTGCTGCACCGCCCCCACAGTCCGCTCCCACATGATTCGCCGGTCAGCTGGTGGGTCCCTGACAGATTCCCAAGCGCGAGATGCCTCTTATTCCTCCGCCGGTATATTCACATACCATGGAAGCATAACACAAGCAAAGCAACTTGAATAGAAAGCAAAGCAGGACACGTACCGCCCCCCCTTTCTCAAGAGGAGGTCGGAGCGCATCACCATCACCAAAATCAAAGTAGATTTGGAATCTAACACAGCGACTACgacgagagagaagaagaaaaagctgaCAGCACCAAAACGCGAAACACTCCgacgaccaccaccaccacgactTGCCTTGACATGTTTGAATGGAGCGGCAGCAACAGACCGCCCATTCACACGTGCAAGCAGCGCATGAACTCccactcctcgtcctcctcctcgccgcACCCGGCGCACCCGTCCGAGTCGCTGCTC
Coding sequences:
- the LOC103998555 gene encoding histone H3.3 gives rise to the protein MARTKQTARKSTGGKAPRKQLATKAARKSAPTTGGVKKPHRYRPGTVALREIRKYQKSTELLIRKLPFQRLVREIAQDFKTDLRFQSHAVLALQEAAEAYLVGLFEDTNLCAIHAKRVTIMPKDIQLARRIRGERA